Proteins from a genomic interval of Archangium lipolyticum:
- a CDS encoding Na+/H+ antiporter subunit E, translated as MRRLIPSPALSVALLLLWILLMQSLSAGTLVLGAALALFWPAVTVRLRPAPVRLRRPLVMARLFCRAVLEMLRSNAEVAWAILTRRSHDIRSDFVLIPLELKDPNGLAVLAMIVTFTPGTAWAQLSVDNRVLLLHVLAIQSETDLVAFIKHHYERPLREIFE; from the coding sequence ATGAGGAGGCTCATTCCTTCCCCCGCGCTCTCGGTGGCGCTGCTCCTGCTCTGGATCCTGCTCATGCAGTCGTTGAGCGCGGGGACGCTGGTGCTGGGTGCCGCCCTGGCGCTGTTCTGGCCCGCGGTGACCGTCAGGCTCAGGCCAGCCCCCGTGCGGTTGCGCAGGCCCCTCGTCATGGCACGCCTGTTCTGCCGGGCGGTGCTCGAGATGCTCCGGTCGAACGCCGAGGTGGCGTGGGCGATTCTCACACGGCGCTCGCACGACATCCGCTCCGACTTCGTTCTCATTCCGCTCGAGCTGAAGGATCCGAACGGATTGGCCGTGCTGGCGATGATCGTCACGTTCACGCCGGGCACCGCCTGGGCACAGTTGTCGGTGGACAATCGCGTCCTGCTCCTGCACGTGCTCGCCATTCAGAGCGAGACGGACCTGGTGGCTTTCATCAAGCATCACTACGAGCGTCCGCTCAGGGAGATCTTCGAATGA
- a CDS encoding K+/H+ antiporter subunit F, translating into MSPLLSWALAFALGCLALAMMLALARMIIGPRAEDRVLAFDCLYQNTMLVILALGLIYRSSSYFEAALLIALFGFVGSTAMSKFLLRGEIIE; encoded by the coding sequence ATGAGCCCTCTGCTCTCCTGGGCGCTGGCATTCGCCCTCGGCTGTCTTGCCCTCGCGATGATGCTGGCGCTGGCACGGATGATTATCGGGCCCAGGGCGGAGGATCGCGTGTTGGCGTTCGACTGCCTGTACCAGAACACGATGCTGGTCATCCTCGCGCTTGGGCTCATCTATCGCAGCAGTTCCTACTTCGAGGCGGCGCTCTTGATCGCCCTCTTCGGGTTCGTGGGCTCCACGGCGATGTCCAAGTTCCTCCTGCGCGGGGAGATCATCGAATGA
- the mnhG gene encoding monovalent cation/H(+) antiporter subunit G — MNTWAPLWVDALTALLVVVGALAALIGSFGVLRLKSFFQRVHAPTLGTTLGTWGFTLATAVQVSFERGQLYLHALLIAVFIALTVPVTTLFLMRAAVFRGRIRGEEIPVPGADESGG; from the coding sequence ATGAACACGTGGGCTCCCCTGTGGGTGGATGCGCTGACCGCGTTGCTCGTGGTGGTGGGCGCGCTGGCGGCACTGATCGGATCGTTCGGGGTGCTGCGACTGAAGAGCTTCTTCCAGCGCGTCCACGCGCCCACCCTGGGCACGACGCTGGGAACCTGGGGCTTCACGCTCGCGACGGCGGTGCAGGTCTCGTTCGAACGCGGCCAGCTCTACCTTCATGCGCTGCTCATCGCGGTGTTCATTGCGCTCACCGTGCCAGTCACCACCTTGTTCCTGATGCGGGCCGCGGTGTTTCGAGGACGCATTCGGGGCGAGGAGATTCCGGTGCCTGGCGCGGACGAATCAGGGGGCTGA
- a CDS encoding alpha/beta fold hydrolase, which translates to MKHKEATTVTVPGPAGRLMATVEGDGGIPVLFVHDFAADRTHWAETQHGLATRSVSFDQRGMGESSGGHGPFGVEASVEDVTAVADALLPEKFVLVGHGFGAAVAGAFASYYPERLAGLLYVEPVGDMRRTEKADVAAWLENFSEAKYGGFHEHWFTPLLLEAKEKTRALVMKTLRTSRREAIAGNMESLFRHDPGEAFERFKGPTHALVAFTTPETLVAQRPELSHSVLPHASHWPMLDAPQWFHTELVRFLGRCKSEH; encoded by the coding sequence ATGAAGCACAAGGAAGCGACGACGGTGACCGTGCCCGGACCCGCGGGGCGGCTGATGGCGACAGTCGAAGGCGACGGCGGCATCCCCGTCCTCTTCGTGCACGACTTCGCCGCCGACCGGACGCACTGGGCCGAGACGCAGCACGGCCTCGCGACCCGCAGCGTCTCGTTCGACCAGCGCGGAATGGGCGAGAGCAGCGGCGGCCACGGCCCCTTTGGCGTGGAGGCCTCGGTGGAGGATGTCACCGCCGTTGCCGACGCGCTGCTGCCCGAGAAGTTCGTCCTGGTGGGCCACGGCTTCGGAGCCGCGGTGGCCGGTGCCTTCGCCTCGTACTACCCCGAGCGGCTCGCCGGGCTCCTCTACGTCGAGCCGGTAGGAGACATGCGCCGCACGGAGAAGGCCGACGTGGCCGCCTGGCTCGAGAACTTCAGCGAGGCGAAGTACGGCGGCTTCCACGAGCACTGGTTCACGCCCCTGCTCCTCGAGGCGAAGGAGAAGACACGCGCGCTGGTCATGAAGACGCTGCGGACCTCGCGGCGGGAGGCCATCGCCGGAAACATGGAGTCGCTCTTCCGCCATGACCCGGGCGAGGCCTTCGAGCGCTTCAAGGGACCCACCCACGCGCTGGTAGCGTTCACCACCCCGGAGACGCTGGTGGCCCAGCGGCCCGAGCTGTCCCACTCCGTGCTGCCGCACGCGAGTCACTGGCCGATGCTGGACGCGCCCCAGTGGTTCCACACGGAGCTGGTCCGCTTCCTCGGCCGTTGCAAGTCCGAGCACTGA
- a CDS encoding TetR/AcrR family transcriptional regulator, whose amino-acid sequence MSAERRQPIPKKPASAYHHGRLREALIAAALRLIGGGEDVNLREAARLVGVSPGAPFRHFRDKAALLAAVAEETMRRFRREVVTALGAAPSAPSAQIHAMAVAYLRFALGEPAYFRAFARAGELGFFDSDFFKKENQETLDALDGLIIEGQQRGEVAPGDPRIVHLAARAFVYGLGRMYVEGHFARLGLGGDAPLAVAEQALAVFERGLLRSEPSRPQGTSRRAAKDKLP is encoded by the coding sequence ATGTCCGCCGAGCGCCGACAGCCCATCCCCAAGAAGCCTGCGTCCGCGTACCACCACGGACGCCTGCGCGAGGCGCTGATTGCCGCCGCGCTCCGGCTCATTGGTGGCGGCGAGGACGTCAACCTCCGAGAGGCGGCGCGGCTCGTGGGCGTGTCCCCGGGCGCCCCGTTCCGGCACTTCCGCGACAAGGCCGCGTTACTCGCGGCCGTGGCCGAGGAGACGATGCGGCGCTTCCGCCGCGAGGTCGTCACCGCGCTCGGCGCGGCGCCCTCCGCGCCCTCCGCGCAGATCCACGCGATGGCCGTGGCGTATCTGCGGTTCGCGCTCGGAGAGCCAGCCTACTTCCGGGCGTTCGCGCGGGCAGGTGAGCTCGGGTTCTTCGACAGTGACTTCTTCAAGAAGGAGAACCAGGAGACCCTGGACGCGCTCGATGGCTTGATCATCGAAGGACAGCAAAGGGGCGAGGTCGCGCCCGGCGACCCCCGGATCGTGCACCTGGCGGCGCGGGCCTTCGTCTACGGCCTGGGGCGGATGTACGTGGAGGGCCACTTCGCGCGCCTGGGGCTCGGCGGGGACGCTCCGCTCGCGGTGGCCGAGCAGGCGCTCGCTGTCTTCGAGCGAGGGCTCTTGCGCTCCGAGCCTTCCCGCCCGCAGGGGACTTCTCGGCGCGCCGCCAAGGACAAGCTGCCCTGA
- a CDS encoding thioredoxin domain-containing protein — protein sequence MTLRPAPAWRTAAWLNTPEPLTLERLRGKVVLLHAFQMLCPGCVTRGIPQAQRVSEVFAGAPLVVVGLHTVFEHHEAMKIESLRAFLRAHVTAEHLVERVLPHVPYRQWTLSFAHRVRRVLLEDVGLLSDVLTLFLRAVFALPRTSWEGGLGRRVSQGAARLLHPPGVLLGRPLQRPSSAPALQPSPSTWPLSRLYA from the coding sequence ATGACGTTGCGCCCCGCGCCTGCGTGGCGGACGGCCGCCTGGCTCAACACGCCGGAGCCGCTCACTCTCGAGCGACTCCGCGGCAAGGTCGTCCTCCTCCACGCATTCCAGATGCTCTGCCCTGGATGCGTCACCCGAGGCATTCCGCAGGCACAGCGCGTCTCTGAAGTCTTCGCAGGCGCGCCGCTCGTCGTGGTCGGGCTGCACACGGTCTTCGAGCACCACGAGGCCATGAAGATCGAGTCCCTTCGGGCGTTCCTACGGGCGCATGTCACAGCGGAGCACCTGGTGGAGCGGGTGCTGCCGCACGTGCCCTACCGGCAGTGGACGCTGTCCTTTGCGCACCGGGTGCGCAGGGTGCTGCTCGAGGACGTGGGACTGCTCTCGGACGTCCTCACCCTCTTCCTGCGCGCGGTGTTCGCCCTGCCGCGCACCTCATGGGAAGGCGGCCTGGGCCGACGTGTATCCCAAGGGGCTGCGCGGCTTCTCCACCCGCCTGGCGTACTGCTCGGGCGGCCCCTTCAGCGGCCCTCCTCGGCTCCTGCGCTCCAGCCCTCTCCCTCCACATGGCCTCTCTCCCGCCTATACGCCTGA
- a CDS encoding protoglobin domain-containing protein, giving the protein MSNIPGYTHGTSSVPRSPVTLTDFEQMKASVLFGEEDVKYLRMSHDIVKGRVEAILDVWYGFVGSQPHLLASFSRKTDGKPLGDYLGLVRKRFGQWILDTSRAQYDQAWLDYQHEIGLRHHRAKKNKTDGAPSTDLVPFRDLFALIFPVTFTLRPFLAEQGHSAEDVEKMSAAWLKSCLLQVTLWAHPYVKDGDF; this is encoded by the coding sequence ATGAGCAACATCCCCGGATACACCCATGGCACCTCGTCCGTTCCGCGTTCACCCGTGACCCTCACCGACTTCGAACAGATGAAGGCCAGCGTCCTGTTCGGCGAAGAGGACGTGAAGTACCTCCGCATGTCGCACGACATCGTGAAGGGGCGCGTCGAGGCGATCCTCGACGTCTGGTACGGGTTCGTTGGGAGTCAGCCGCATCTGCTCGCCTCGTTCAGTCGCAAGACGGACGGCAAGCCCCTTGGCGACTACCTTGGCCTCGTCCGCAAGCGCTTCGGCCAGTGGATTCTCGATACGTCGCGTGCCCAGTACGACCAGGCCTGGCTCGACTACCAGCACGAGATCGGCCTGCGCCACCACCGGGCGAAGAAGAACAAGACCGACGGAGCCCCCTCGACGGACCTCGTGCCCTTTCGGGACCTGTTCGCGCTCATCTTCCCGGTAACCTTTACCCTGCGCCCCTTCCTGGCCGAGCAGGGCCATTCAGCAGAGGACGTCGAGAAGATGTCCGCCGCGTGGCTCAAGTCATGCCTGTTGCAGGTGACGCTCTGGGCCCACCCCTACGTCAAGGACGGGGACTTCTGA
- a CDS encoding MarR family winged helix-turn-helix transcriptional regulator: MTGQRPTYFNENSEPISARIATGLHKIGLAMKQQAWQQANGVGLSATQGQILAALVAHGPLSGTELSERLGVTLPTISDSVRVLVEKALVTRSADPRHPRASLLTPTTEGAALGARARSWPEFMADAVADLSPDEQRAFFAGIVKMLRMLQEQGLIPITGMCVTCTHFRPNVRPGSSPHHCAFVDAPLSSEQLRLDCPEHERAAESARREVWEQFMRRG, from the coding sequence ATGACTGGGCAGCGACCGACGTACTTCAATGAGAACAGCGAGCCGATCTCCGCGCGCATCGCGACAGGGCTGCACAAGATCGGGCTCGCGATGAAGCAACAGGCGTGGCAGCAGGCGAACGGGGTGGGCCTGTCTGCCACGCAGGGGCAGATCCTCGCCGCGCTGGTAGCGCACGGGCCCCTCTCCGGTACGGAGCTGAGCGAGCGCCTCGGCGTGACGCTTCCCACCATCAGCGATTCTGTCCGCGTCCTCGTCGAGAAGGCACTCGTGACCAGATCCGCGGACCCGAGGCACCCGCGCGCCAGCCTCCTGACTCCAACGACGGAGGGCGCCGCACTCGGTGCTCGCGCGCGTTCGTGGCCAGAGTTCATGGCGGACGCGGTCGCTGACCTCTCCCCGGATGAGCAGCGCGCGTTCTTCGCCGGCATCGTCAAGATGCTCCGGATGCTTCAGGAGCAAGGGCTCATTCCGATCACCGGCATGTGCGTGACCTGCACGCATTTCCGTCCGAACGTGCGCCCAGGCTCCTCGCCGCATCACTGTGCCTTCGTGGACGCGCCGCTATCGAGTGAGCAACTGCGCCTCGATTGCCCGGAGCATGAGCGCGCGGCTGAGTCGGCGCGACGAGAGGTCTGGGAGCAGTTCATGCGTCGCGGCTGA